In Luteitalea sp. TBR-22, one genomic interval encodes:
- a CDS encoding response regulator transcription factor — MIRIVTIDDHPLIREGIAAVVRTQADMTVVGEAERGEDAVELVDTHRPDVILLDLRLPGIDGIETIGLIRREFPRALVIVLSSFAGDTEITRAMEAGARAYLLKSMLRTELIETIRQVHAGRTRVPAVVAERIAEHLGRGTLTPREIEVLRLVAEGRKNKQIAAALSIAEETVKAHTRNILGKLAADDRTHAVTIAVRRGILHL; from the coding sequence GACGATCGACGACCACCCGTTGATTCGAGAGGGCATCGCGGCAGTCGTGCGCACGCAGGCCGACATGACCGTGGTCGGCGAGGCGGAGCGAGGCGAGGACGCGGTCGAGCTGGTCGACACGCACCGTCCTGACGTCATCCTGCTGGATCTCAGGTTGCCCGGCATCGACGGCATCGAGACGATCGGCCTGATTCGACGCGAGTTTCCCCGTGCGCTGGTCATCGTGCTGTCCTCGTTTGCCGGCGACACCGAGATCACGCGGGCGATGGAAGCGGGGGCTCGCGCCTACCTCCTCAAGAGCATGCTGCGTACCGAGCTCATCGAGACGATCCGGCAGGTGCACGCCGGGCGCACCCGCGTGCCCGCCGTCGTCGCCGAGCGCATAGCGGAGCACCTGGGCCGGGGGACGCTGACGCCGCGTGAGATAGAGGTGCTGCGCCTGGTGGCCGAGGGTCGCAAGAACAAGCAGATCGCCGCGGCGCTGTCGATTGCCGAGGAGACGGTGAAGGCGCACACGCGCAACATCCTGGGGAAGCTGGCCGCCGACGACAGGACGCATGCGGTGACCATCGCCGTCAGGCGCGGGATCCTCCACTTGTAG